Proteins from a single region of Chloroherpeton thalassium ATCC 35110:
- the nifE gene encoding nitrogenase iron-molybdenum cofactor biosynthesis protein NifE, whose translation METIGILEGRRRQIYEKKSQTESFDITCDTKSLSGSVSQRACVFCGSRVVLYPVADALHLVHGPIGCAAYTWDIRGAVSSGPELHRLSFSTDLKEMDVIYGGEKKLYKSLIELIDQYNPKAAFIYSTCIIGLIGDDIDAVCKKVSQEKGIPVLPVHSEGFKGTKKDGYKAACLALMKIVGTGSTEGISKYSINILGEFNLAGEAWIIKDYYNQMGIEVVSTMTGDGRVDDIRRSHGASLNVVQCSGSMTKLAQMMKERYGIPFIRVSYFGIEDMSQALYDVAKHFNDKPEIMEAAKKLVSSEVMELYPKLQKFRKALSGRRAAIYVGGAFKAFSLIKALRYLEMDVVLAGSQTGNKDDYLGLKEMCDEGTVIVDDSNPVELSKFVLEKEADLIIGGVKERPIAYKLGIGFCDHNHERKIPLAGFIGMYNFAKEVYESVTSPVWQFMPRKGGLK comes from the coding sequence ATGGAAACGATTGGAATTTTAGAAGGACGCAGAAGACAGATTTACGAAAAGAAATCACAAACCGAGTCCTTTGATATTACATGTGACACCAAAAGCCTTTCCGGTTCGGTTAGTCAGCGTGCATGTGTGTTCTGCGGGTCGCGTGTAGTGCTTTATCCAGTAGCTGATGCCCTTCACTTGGTGCACGGACCCATTGGGTGTGCCGCTTATACATGGGACATTCGCGGTGCGGTTTCATCAGGTCCTGAGCTTCACCGCCTCAGCTTTTCCACCGATTTGAAAGAAATGGACGTGATTTACGGCGGTGAGAAAAAGCTCTACAAATCGCTGATTGAACTGATTGACCAATACAACCCAAAAGCCGCATTTATTTACTCCACTTGCATTATTGGCCTCATCGGCGACGATATAGACGCTGTTTGCAAAAAAGTTTCCCAAGAAAAAGGTATTCCCGTGCTTCCGGTTCATTCCGAAGGATTTAAAGGCACGAAAAAAGACGGCTATAAAGCAGCTTGCCTCGCATTGATGAAAATTGTCGGCACAGGCTCGACCGAAGGCATTAGCAAATACAGTATCAATATTCTCGGCGAATTCAACCTCGCCGGCGAAGCGTGGATTATCAAGGATTATTATAATCAAATGGGCATCGAGGTTGTCTCGACTATGACAGGCGACGGGCGCGTAGATGATATTCGCCGCTCACATGGCGCGTCACTCAATGTGGTGCAATGCTCCGGTTCGATGACCAAGCTCGCCCAAATGATGAAAGAACGCTACGGCATCCCCTTCATTCGCGTCTCATATTTTGGCATAGAAGATATGTCGCAGGCGCTTTATGATGTCGCCAAGCATTTTAACGACAAGCCAGAAATCATGGAGGCTGCCAAAAAATTGGTCAGCAGCGAAGTGATGGAGCTTTATCCCAAGTTGCAAAAATTCCGCAAAGCCCTGAGCGGACGCCGCGCGGCGATTTATGTGGGCGGTGCGTTCAAAGCCTTTTCGCTGATTAAAGCCCTCCGCTATTTAGAAATGGATGTGGTGCTGGCCGGTTCGCAAACCGGAAATAAAGACGATTATTTGGGACTGAAAGAAATGTGCGACGAAGGCACGGTGATTGTGGATGATTCCAACCCCGTTGAACTCTCGAAATTTGTATTGGAAAAAGAAGCCGATTTGATTATCGGCGGTGTGAAAGAACGACCGATTGCCTACAAACTCGGCATCGGATTTTGTGACCATAACCATGAAAGAAAAATTCCGCTGGCAGGCTTTATCGGGATGTACAACTTTGCAAAGGAAGTCTATGAGTCGGTGACAAGTCCCGTTTGGCAGTTCATGCCGCGGAAAGGAGGCCTAAAATGA
- the nifK gene encoding nitrogenase molybdenum-iron protein subunit beta — translation MLLRHTTAEVKEREGLTINPAKTCQPIGALYAALGIHGCLPHSHGSQGCCAYHRSMLTRHFKEPVMAATSSFTEGASVFGGQANLLQAINNIFTIYEPDVIAVHSTCLSETIGDDLQQIVTKAKDEGKVPEGKFVIHASTPSFVGSHVTGYSNMVAAMATQFAESTGEKNGQINIVAGWMEPSDMREIKRLSKELGAKILLFPDMTDVLDTPQTGKFDMYPKGGVTVPQMKSLGDAECSISLGTYTAEAGAIALDKKHKVPFESLDIPIGIDATDRFMMALAKAAGVEIPEEVTRERGRLVDMLTDMQQYFHGKKVAIYGDPDHIIPLTEFLVSLDMKPVHIVSGTPGKRIEQRLREILAETVPNANVKNGPQADLFLLHQWIKNEPVDLLIGNSHGKFIARDEDIPFIRFGFPIVDRVGHSYFPNVGYTGSMRIVEKILGVLMDRQDRDAPDEKFELVM, via the coding sequence ATGTTATTAAGACACACAACGGCAGAGGTTAAAGAGCGCGAAGGTTTAACGATTAATCCGGCAAAAACTTGCCAACCGATTGGCGCACTTTACGCTGCACTCGGTATTCACGGATGCTTGCCGCACAGCCACGGCTCTCAGGGTTGCTGCGCATACCATCGTAGTATGCTAACCCGCCACTTTAAAGAACCGGTTATGGCAGCTACCAGCTCATTTACGGAAGGTGCTTCGGTTTTCGGCGGTCAAGCTAACTTGCTTCAAGCGATTAACAACATCTTTACGATTTACGAACCAGATGTTATCGCCGTGCATTCTACTTGCCTTTCTGAAACCATCGGTGATGACCTTCAGCAGATTGTCACCAAGGCCAAAGACGAAGGCAAAGTACCTGAAGGTAAATTTGTCATCCACGCCAGCACACCAAGCTTCGTTGGTTCGCACGTAACTGGTTATTCCAACATGGTTGCAGCAATGGCCACTCAGTTTGCCGAATCAACCGGCGAAAAGAACGGTCAGATTAACATCGTCGCTGGTTGGATGGAACCGTCCGACATGCGCGAAATCAAACGCCTTTCTAAAGAACTCGGTGCAAAAATCTTGCTCTTCCCGGATATGACCGACGTGCTCGACACGCCTCAGACCGGTAAGTTCGATATGTATCCGAAGGGTGGCGTCACTGTTCCGCAAATGAAGAGCTTGGGCGACGCCGAATGCTCCATTTCGCTCGGCACATATACAGCCGAAGCCGGTGCGATTGCTTTGGATAAAAAACATAAAGTTCCGTTTGAATCGCTTGACATTCCAATTGGTATCGATGCTACCGACCGTTTCATGATGGCGCTTGCCAAAGCAGCCGGCGTGGAAATTCCTGAGGAAGTCACTCGCGAACGCGGTCGCTTGGTCGATATGCTAACTGACATGCAACAATATTTCCACGGAAAGAAAGTTGCTATTTATGGCGATCCAGACCACATCATTCCGCTAACCGAGTTCCTCGTCTCGCTCGACATGAAACCAGTTCATATCGTCAGCGGAACACCTGGAAAAAGAATCGAACAACGCCTCAGAGAGATTTTGGCCGAAACCGTTCCAAATGCAAATGTGAAAAATGGCCCACAAGCCGATCTTTTCCTCTTGCATCAATGGATTAAAAATGAGCCTGTTGATCTCTTAATCGGAAACTCTCATGGCAAATTCATTGCGCGTGATGAAGACATTCCGTTTATCCGCTTCGGATTCCCGATTGTGGATCGCGTTGGTCACAGCTACTTCCCAAATGTGGGCTATACAGGCTCCATGCGGATTGTTGAAAAAATTCTTGGTGTGCTGATGGATCGTCAAGATCGCGACGCACCAGATGAGAAGTTTGAACTTGTTATGTAA
- the nifD gene encoding nitrogenase molybdenum-iron protein alpha chain, whose product MSVARQYPAPSEVKEELLKKYPTKVAKKRSKSIVLNDPDQPKEIQANIRTVPGIITQRGCCYAGCKGVVLGPTRDILNIVHGPIGCSYYAWLTRRNQTKPETAEEANYVPYCFSTDMQEDHVVFGGEKKLTKAIEEAYEIFKPKAIAIHSTCPVGLIGDDVHAVARAMTAKLEDCNVFGFSCEGYKGVSQSAGHHIANNGLFKHVVGKDNTVREGKFRINLLGEYNIGGDSFELERLFEECGITLVSTYSGNSTYLDLMNSHMVDLNLVMCHRSINYIGEMMETKYGVPWLKVNFIGAESTAKSLRKMAEYFGDEELKAKVEEVCERELAKTTAALAASKPKTEGKLAMLFVGGSRAHHYQELFKELGMKTIAAGYEFAHRDDYEGREIIPNIKIDADSKNIEELKIKPDEELYKPRKTAEEIEALKAKGVELGEYKGMMPDMAEHTFVIDDISQYESEKLIEIYKPDVFCAGVKEKYVIQKMGIPLKQLHSYDYGGPYAGFEGAINFYKDIERMVSSRIWKLIDAPWEKAKKEQPELTATYVA is encoded by the coding sequence ATGTCAGTAGCAAGGCAATACCCAGCTCCTTCTGAAGTGAAGGAGGAGCTTTTAAAGAAGTACCCGACTAAAGTTGCCAAAAAGCGCAGTAAGTCGATTGTTTTAAATGATCCTGATCAGCCCAAAGAAATCCAAGCCAACATCCGCACCGTTCCGGGTATTATTACCCAGCGCGGTTGCTGCTACGCCGGTTGTAAAGGCGTTGTGCTTGGCCCAACTCGCGATATTTTAAACATCGTTCATGGTCCAATCGGCTGCAGCTATTATGCTTGGCTCACCCGACGCAACCAAACCAAACCGGAAACAGCAGAAGAAGCCAACTATGTGCCTTACTGCTTCTCAACCGATATGCAGGAAGACCATGTCGTTTTCGGTGGTGAAAAGAAACTTACCAAAGCCATTGAAGAAGCTTATGAGATCTTCAAACCAAAAGCAATTGCGATTCACTCAACCTGCCCTGTTGGTCTTATCGGTGACGACGTTCATGCCGTAGCCAGAGCCATGACTGCAAAGCTTGAAGATTGCAACGTGTTCGGATTTAGCTGCGAAGGTTACAAAGGTGTTAGCCAATCTGCAGGTCACCACATCGCCAACAACGGTCTTTTCAAACATGTTGTGGGTAAAGATAATACCGTTCGCGAAGGCAAGTTCAGAATTAACCTGCTTGGTGAATATAACATCGGCGGCGACTCGTTTGAGCTTGAGCGTTTGTTTGAAGAATGCGGCATCACGCTTGTTTCTACGTACAGCGGTAACTCGACTTACTTAGACTTGATGAACTCACACATGGTTGATTTGAACCTCGTCATGTGTCACCGTTCCATCAACTACATCGGCGAAATGATGGAAACCAAATATGGTGTGCCATGGCTCAAAGTCAACTTCATCGGTGCTGAATCAACCGCAAAGTCACTTCGCAAAATGGCTGAATACTTTGGCGATGAAGAACTCAAAGCAAAAGTTGAAGAGGTTTGCGAGCGCGAATTAGCGAAAACAACCGCCGCTCTTGCCGCTTCTAAGCCAAAAACTGAAGGCAAATTGGCGATGCTCTTTGTTGGTGGCTCTCGTGCTCACCACTATCAAGAGCTCTTCAAAGAGCTTGGAATGAAAACCATCGCTGCAGGTTACGAGTTCGCTCACCGCGACGACTACGAAGGCCGCGAGATCATTCCAAACATCAAGATTGATGCGGATAGCAAAAACATCGAAGAGTTGAAAATTAAGCCGGATGAAGAACTCTATAAACCGAGAAAAACGGCAGAAGAAATTGAAGCGCTGAAAGCCAAAGGCGTAGAGCTTGGCGAATACAAAGGCATGATGCCGGATATGGCCGAGCATACTTTTGTGATTGACGATATCAGCCAGTATGAATCAGAAAAATTGATTGAAATCTACAAACCGGATGTTTTCTGCGCAGGTGTTAAGGAAAAGTATGTGATTCAGAAGATGGGCATTCCGCTAAAACAGCTCCACAGCTACGATTACGGCGGTCCTTATGCTGGATTTGAAGGTGCGATAAACTTTTATAAAGATATCGAACGTATGGTTAGCAGCCGCATCTGGAAATTGATTGATGCTCCGTGGGAAAAGGCGAAAAAAGAGCAACCGGAATTAACCGCGACCTATGTCGCATAA
- a CDS encoding P-II family nitrogen regulator — protein MKEITAIIRINKMNETKKALIKAGISSFTASGRVLGRGKGQVHYDLLKGAAEGYEEAIEQLGNHAPRLVSKRYLVVVVNDNMLQPTIDAIISANQTGKPGDGKIFVSTIEDAVRVRTGETGSAILD, from the coding sequence ATGAAAGAAATTACGGCAATCATCCGCATTAATAAGATGAATGAGACCAAGAAAGCTTTAATCAAAGCCGGCATTTCGTCCTTCACGGCTTCTGGTAGAGTGCTTGGTCGCGGAAAAGGACAGGTTCACTACGATTTGCTTAAAGGCGCGGCTGAAGGTTATGAAGAAGCGATTGAGCAGCTCGGCAATCATGCACCTCGTTTGGTTTCAAAACGCTACTTGGTCGTTGTGGTAAATGATAACATGCTGCAGCCTACCATTGATGCTATTATCAGCGCCAATCAAACCGGCAAGCCTGGAGATGGAAAGATTTTTGTATCGACCATAGAAGATGCGGTTCGTGTGAGAACAGGAGAAACCGGAAGCGCTATCCTGGATTGA
- a CDS encoding P-II family nitrogen regulator, translated as MIMIRAIVRPEKSAAVMQGLFEAGYPGVTKVSVVGRGKQRGLKVGDVTYDELPKEMLIVVVPDADKDFALKAILENAKSSEKGSFGDGKIFISKIDEVYTVSTGAKETEPMSVEAEKEA; from the coding sequence ATGATTATGATTAGAGCCATCGTTCGCCCCGAAAAATCTGCCGCTGTTATGCAAGGCTTGTTTGAAGCTGGCTACCCGGGCGTAACGAAAGTCTCCGTTGTCGGTCGCGGTAAGCAGCGCGGCTTGAAAGTCGGCGATGTCACCTACGACGAATTGCCAAAAGAAATGCTCATCGTGGTTGTTCCCGACGCTGATAAAGATTTTGCCTTGAAAGCGATTCTGGAAAATGCTAAGAGCAGCGAAAAAGGTTCTTTTGGAGATGGAAAGATCTTCATTTCAAAGATTGACGAAGTTTATACGGTTAGCACCGGAGCAAAAGAAACTGAGCCGATGAGCGTTGAAGCGGAAAAGGAGGCCTAA
- the nifH gene encoding nitrogenase iron protein: MRKVAIYGKGGIGKSTTTQNTVAGLAEMGKKVMVVGCDPKADSTRLLLGGLIQKTVLDTLREEGEDVELDDIIKEGYSATRCVESGGPEPGVGCAGRGIITSVNLLEQLGAYDDEWNLDYVFYDVLGDVVCGGFAMPIRDGKAEEIYIVVSGEMMAMYAANNICKGILKYADAGGVRLGGLICNSRKVDNEQEMIQELARQLGTQMIHFVPRDNMVQRAEINRKTVIDYDPTHSQADEYRTLAKKIDENEMFVIPKPLEIDALEKLLVDFGIAN, translated from the coding sequence ATGAGAAAAGTTGCAATTTATGGAAAAGGCGGAATCGGTAAATCCACCACTACACAAAATACGGTGGCTGGCCTTGCCGAGATGGGCAAAAAAGTGATGGTTGTTGGTTGTGATCCAAAGGCTGACTCGACCCGTCTTTTACTTGGTGGCTTGATACAAAAAACCGTTCTGGATACGCTTCGCGAAGAAGGTGAAGACGTTGAACTTGATGACATTATAAAAGAAGGCTATAGCGCTACCCGTTGCGTTGAGTCAGGTGGTCCAGAACCAGGTGTTGGCTGTGCTGGTCGCGGTATTATTACCTCCGTCAATTTGCTTGAGCAACTCGGTGCTTATGATGATGAATGGAATTTGGACTATGTATTCTATGATGTTTTGGGCGACGTTGTATGCGGTGGCTTCGCCATGCCAATTCGCGACGGTAAAGCTGAAGAAATCTACATCGTTGTGAGCGGTGAAATGATGGCGATGTACGCAGCCAACAACATCTGTAAAGGTATTTTGAAATATGCTGATGCCGGCGGTGTTCGCCTTGGCGGTTTGATCTGCAACAGCCGTAAGGTTGACAACGAGCAAGAAATGATTCAAGAACTCGCTCGCCAGCTCGGCACACAAATGATTCATTTTGTCCCTCGCGACAACATGGTTCAACGTGCTGAAATCAACAGAAAAACTGTGATTGATTACGATCCAACTCACTCTCAAGCAGACGAATATCGTACGCTTGCTAAGAAAATTGACGAAAACGAGATGTTTGTGATTCCAAAGCCGCTTGAAATTGATGCGTTGGAAAAACTCTTGGTTGATTTCGGTATCGCTAACTAA
- a CDS encoding MBL fold metallo-hydrolase, with protein MKSVEKLRTKTPKRIAHNFYSLGNGVFRVSGPAGALCAYLVDTSAGLIQINTVPELLKTFFPHLQKLPVAICVTAPAVNQIGDTQTGFEFELWVSRFIDYQSPHRIKFIGHEAFLKTLYERLKITMNGDFVADEQGVKQAKFIQRRWVDDVFEWKPTDSTTQIGNVTIDMSDPTGVKIYDKTHLIFDSGLYPTMASDDLANLYVEALLSQVHHATYDPEILSLTVGGTGIGTRPGVTSNFILYYGNRVIWIDPPAMPFEKSVKLQVHPDLVTDHMITHCHEDHIEGFSAVLQRKIQRSEVLTLLSTTPIYEQLKAIFNPLFGDISQHISFLDLSDRNTFSSYYGCNIEIRDNYHPVPTIGLRLTYNGRQLSISGDVLYRKQIIDARLKNGDIDKATYEKLSPEWFAESEILLHDTTVAKDPVHTELEDLEQLAQELPNVKVYSYHFGTTFDSHYTIPAKEGQRL; from the coding sequence ATGAAATCTGTTGAAAAGTTACGCACAAAAACCCCGAAAAGAATCGCTCACAACTTCTACTCATTGGGAAATGGCGTTTTCCGTGTTAGCGGACCTGCTGGGGCGCTTTGTGCTTACCTTGTTGATACTTCAGCTGGGCTCATCCAGATTAATACGGTTCCTGAACTACTCAAAACCTTTTTCCCGCATCTGCAAAAACTGCCTGTCGCCATTTGCGTTACAGCGCCCGCTGTCAATCAAATTGGCGATACACAAACAGGTTTTGAATTCGAGCTTTGGGTCTCGCGCTTTATCGATTACCAATCGCCGCACCGAATTAAATTCATCGGCCATGAGGCTTTTTTGAAAACGCTTTACGAGCGACTTAAAATCACCATGAACGGGGATTTTGTTGCTGATGAGCAGGGCGTGAAGCAAGCGAAATTTATTCAACGCCGTTGGGTGGATGACGTATTTGAATGGAAACCGACCGATAGCACTACTCAGATTGGAAATGTTACGATTGACATGTCCGATCCAACCGGCGTGAAAATTTATGATAAAACCCATCTCATTTTTGATTCGGGCTTATACCCAACTATGGCCAGCGACGATTTAGCCAATCTTTATGTCGAAGCGTTGCTCTCTCAAGTTCATCACGCCACTTACGATCCTGAAATTCTTAGCTTAACGGTGGGCGGAACCGGCATTGGCACAAGACCTGGCGTTACAAGCAATTTCATCTTGTACTATGGCAACCGAGTCATTTGGATCGATCCGCCCGCTATGCCATTTGAAAAATCGGTTAAACTGCAAGTGCATCCTGACCTTGTTACAGACCACATGATCACCCACTGTCATGAGGATCATATCGAAGGCTTTAGCGCTGTTTTACAACGAAAAATCCAACGCAGTGAAGTGCTGACGCTGCTAAGCACCACACCAATTTACGAACAGCTAAAAGCTATTTTTAACCCGCTTTTCGGAGACATTTCTCAACACATCTCATTTCTTGACTTATCCGATAGAAATACGTTTTCAAGCTATTACGGCTGCAACATTGAAATCCGTGATAATTACCATCCTGTTCCCACTATTGGCTTGCGCCTTACCTATAATGGCAGGCAGCTTTCCATTTCAGGCGACGTGCTCTACCGCAAACAAATTATTGACGCCCGCTTGAAAAACGGCGATATCGATAAAGCGACTTATGAAAAACTTTCGCCGGAATGGTTTGCCGAATCGGAAATTCTTTTGCACGACACGACCGTTGCAAAAGATCCTGTTCACACGGAGCTTGAAGACCTCGAGCAGCTCGCACAAGAATTGCCAAATGTGAAAGTGTATTCTTACCATTTTGGAACCACCTTCGATTCGCACTATACCATTCCGGCCAAAGAAGGACAACGGTTATAG
- a CDS encoding gamma carbonic anhydrase family protein, giving the protein MSVRKVLPYKGIWPNIDESVFICDGAVIVGDVKIGKDSSIWFNAVVRGDVCPIKIGERTNVQDNATLHVTHDTGPLTIGNNVTIGHNAVLHACTVKDFVLVGMGAILLDNCVCEPYSLIGAGSLVKQGFVVPSGMLVAGVPAKVIRPLTEAERKNVEESPGNYVNYVKAYRDE; this is encoded by the coding sequence ATGTCTGTTAGAAAAGTATTGCCCTATAAAGGGATCTGGCCGAACATTGATGAAAGCGTTTTTATTTGTGATGGCGCAGTGATCGTCGGTGACGTTAAAATTGGAAAAGATAGCAGCATTTGGTTTAACGCTGTGGTTCGCGGCGATGTTTGCCCTATCAAAATTGGAGAAAGAACCAACGTGCAAGATAATGCGACGCTGCACGTCACTCACGATACAGGCCCTTTAACGATAGGTAATAATGTCACCATCGGCCATAATGCCGTTTTGCACGCCTGTACTGTAAAAGATTTTGTTTTAGTTGGCATGGGCGCGATCCTGCTTGATAATTGCGTTTGTGAGCCGTATTCGCTCATTGGCGCGGGTTCACTTGTAAAGCAAGGATTTGTGGTCCCTTCAGGAATGTTGGTTGCTGGTGTTCCAGCAAAAGTAATTCGACCGCTTACAGAAGCTGAGCGAAAAAATGTTGAAGAGTCGCCAGGAAACTATGTGAATTACGTGAAAGCCTATCGCGACGAGTAG